A genomic stretch from Gammaproteobacteria bacterium includes:
- the erpA gene encoding iron-sulfur cluster insertion protein ErpA, with protein METQTETLIFTDAAARKVRQLIDEEGNQALKLRVFVTGGGCSGFQYGFTFDEKSEDGDTRVENSGVTLLVDPMSFQYLAGAEIDYSEGLEGAQFVIRNPNATTTCGCGSSFTV; from the coding sequence ATGGAAACCCAGACCGAGACCCTGATCTTCACCGACGCCGCGGCCCGCAAGGTGCGGCAGCTCATCGACGAGGAGGGCAACCAGGCCCTCAAGCTGCGGGTGTTCGTCACCGGCGGCGGCTGCTCCGGCTTCCAGTACGGCTTCACCTTCGACGAGAAGAGCGAGGACGGAGACACCCGGGTGGAGAACTCCGGCGTGACGCTGCTCGTGGATCCCATGAGCTTCCAGTACCTGGCCGGCGCCGAGATCGACTACAGCGAAGGCCTGGAGGGAGCGCAATTCGTGATCCGCAATCCCAACGCCACCACCACTTGTGGTTGTGGCTCATCTTTCACGGTCTGA
- a CDS encoding polymer-forming cytoskeletal protein codes for MFSSGDNKQTRARIDTLIGKNSRIDGDLRYKGGLHVDGEIRGNVHAEEGSDSMLSLSQHGTIRGEVKVPVLVVNGTVEGDVHADKRLELGPEARITGDVYYNLIQIAVGATVNGKLVHKPAGPALAVHNPKKSAEPEAKRG; via the coding sequence ATGTTCAGCAGCGGCGACAACAAGCAGACCCGGGCGCGCATCGACACGCTCATCGGCAAGAACAGCCGCATCGACGGCGACCTGCGCTACAAGGGCGGGCTGCACGTGGACGGCGAGATCCGCGGCAACGTGCACGCCGAGGAAGGCTCCGATTCCATGCTGAGCCTGAGCCAGCACGGCACCATCCGCGGCGAGGTGAAGGTACCGGTGCTCGTCGTCAACGGCACCGTGGAAGGCGACGTGCACGCCGACAAGCGGCTCGAGCTCGGCCCCGAGGCGCGCATCACGGGCGATGTGTACTACAACCTGATCCAGATCGCGGTGGGCGCCACCGTCAACGGCAAGCTGGTGCACAAGCCGGCCGGCCCGGCGCTGGCGGTGCATAACCCCAAGAAATCCGCCGAACCCGAAGCCAAGCGCGGCTGA
- a CDS encoding DUF6776 family protein, translating into MTRLVVKHHRPHRTWLAVTGGSAAMLLALWGAFAYGEYRAGYDRQAAVALQDSLDDAQERAEALNDQITALQRQRDVDQSARQEIQATLEELQRKQSDLQEEVAFYKGIVSPGEGEQGLRVQSLRFGNGGAPRLWHYRLVLTQVRTRELKIAGSVYLKIYGVQDGKAVTLDAREISPSGKGPASFAFQYFQSLEGDVLLPQGFTPGRVEVTAQESGHQAVQQNFDWSGGSGAVTS; encoded by the coding sequence ATGACCAGACTCGTCGTCAAGCACCACCGTCCGCACCGGACCTGGCTCGCCGTCACCGGCGGGTCGGCCGCCATGCTGCTGGCGCTGTGGGGCGCGTTCGCTTACGGCGAGTACCGCGCCGGCTACGACCGCCAGGCGGCGGTGGCGCTGCAGGACTCGCTCGACGACGCGCAGGAGCGCGCCGAGGCGCTCAACGACCAGATCACCGCGCTGCAACGCCAGCGCGACGTGGACCAGAGCGCACGCCAAGAGATCCAGGCCACCCTCGAGGAACTGCAGCGCAAGCAGTCCGACCTGCAGGAGGAGGTGGCCTTCTACAAGGGCATCGTCTCCCCGGGTGAAGGCGAACAGGGCCTCAGGGTCCAGAGCCTGCGCTTCGGCAACGGTGGCGCACCGCGGCTGTGGCATTACCGGCTGGTGCTGACCCAGGTACGCACCCGCGAGCTCAAGATCGCCGGCAGCGTCTACCTGAAGATATACGGCGTGCAGGACGGCAAGGCCGTGACCCTGGACGCGCGCGAGATCTCCCCCAGCGGCAAGGGCCCGGCCAGTTTCGCGTTCCAGTACTTCCAGAGCCTGGAGGGCGACGTGCTGCTGCCGCAAGGCTTTACGCCCGGGCGCGTGGAGGTCACCGCCCAGGAGAGCGGCCACCAGGCCGTGCAGCAGAATTTCGATTGGTCCGGCGGCTCCGGCGCCGTCACGTCATAG
- a CDS encoding CopD family protein: MLWVKALHLFFVISWFAGLFYLPRLFVYHADTRDAVGHARFTVMERRLFMMMSLGAIGSVVFGLWLMFGWWWPAPLWLHAKLGLVALLLIYHMLCFKLMRDFRAGKNAKSARFYRIFNEVPALILLAVLFLVVLKPL, translated from the coding sequence ATGCTCTGGGTCAAAGCCCTGCACCTGTTCTTCGTCATCTCCTGGTTCGCCGGCCTGTTCTACCTGCCGCGGCTGTTCGTGTACCACGCGGACACGCGCGACGCAGTGGGCCACGCGCGCTTCACGGTGATGGAGCGGCGCCTCTTCATGATGATGAGCCTGGGCGCGATCGGCAGCGTGGTGTTCGGACTGTGGCTGATGTTCGGCTGGTGGTGGCCTGCGCCGCTCTGGCTGCACGCGAAACTCGGTCTCGTGGCGCTGCTGCTCATCTACCACATGCTCTGCTTCAAGCTGATGCGCGACTTCCGCGCCGGCAAGAATGCGAAGAGCGCGCGCTTCTACCGCATCTTCAACGAGGTGCCGGCGCTGATCCTGCTCGCGGTGCTGTTCCTGGTGGTACTGAAGCCCCTGTGA
- a CDS encoding cupredoxin domain-containing protein: protein MIRRAALAAALFAFAALPALADGPIRIEIRNQAFAPAEIHIPAGVKVQLLIANGDDLPAEFESTDLSREIVVPGHREVKLFIGPLDPGRYRFFNDFHQQSEGWVIVDAKR from the coding sequence ATGATCCGCCGCGCCGCCCTCGCCGCCGCCCTCTTCGCCTTCGCCGCCCTGCCGGCGCTCGCGGACGGGCCGATCCGCATCGAGATCAGGAACCAGGCCTTCGCGCCGGCGGAGATCCATATACCGGCGGGCGTGAAGGTGCAGCTCCTGATCGCGAACGGCGACGACCTGCCGGCGGAGTTCGAGAGCACCGACCTCTCGCGCGAGATCGTGGTGCCGGGGCACCGCGAGGTGAAGCTGTTCATCGGCCCGCTCGACCCGGGCCGCTACCGCTTCTTCAACGACTTCCACCAGCAGTCCGAGGGCTGGGTGATAGTGGACGCCAAGCGGTAG
- a CDS encoding FTR1 family protein, with amino-acid sequence MLATAIIVFREVIEAALIVAIVMGASRGIAGRGRWVSAGIGLGLAGAALVAAFADVITGAFEGNGQALLNAGVLLAAVGMLTWHNVWMSSHGRELAAEVRSVGHAVQAGNKPLTALMVITLVAVMREGSEVVLFLWAIGTGGSDGSMLLGGLAGLAAGVAVGTLMYFGLLGIPLRHFFRVTGWLVLLIAAGLAAQAAGFLNQAGLLPALGTSLWDSSRLLDQASTAGKMLHTLIGYTARPSGIQILFYLGTVVLILALMRWASRRHDGAARPA; translated from the coding sequence ATGCTCGCCACCGCCATCATCGTGTTCCGCGAGGTCATCGAGGCCGCGCTCATCGTCGCGATAGTGATGGGCGCGAGCCGGGGCATCGCCGGGCGCGGCCGCTGGGTCAGCGCCGGCATCGGGCTCGGGCTCGCGGGCGCGGCGCTGGTGGCGGCCTTCGCCGACGTCATCACCGGCGCGTTCGAGGGCAACGGCCAGGCACTCCTCAACGCCGGGGTGCTGCTGGCGGCGGTCGGCATGCTGACCTGGCACAACGTCTGGATGAGCTCCCACGGGCGTGAGCTCGCGGCCGAGGTGAGGAGCGTGGGCCATGCGGTGCAGGCCGGCAACAAGCCGCTCACCGCGCTCATGGTGATCACCCTGGTCGCGGTCATGCGCGAGGGCTCCGAGGTGGTGCTGTTCCTGTGGGCGATCGGCACCGGCGGCTCCGACGGCAGCATGCTGCTCGGCGGGCTGGCCGGCCTCGCCGCCGGCGTGGCGGTGGGCACGCTGATGTACTTCGGGCTGCTGGGGATCCCGCTCAGGCATTTCTTCAGGGTCACGGGCTGGCTGGTGCTGCTCATCGCCGCTGGCCTGGCGGCCCAGGCGGCGGGCTTCCTGAACCAGGCGGGCCTCCTGCCGGCGCTCGGCACCAGCCTGTGGGACAGTTCACGTCTCCTGGACCAAGCCAGCACCGCGGGCAAGATGCTGCATACCCTCATCGGGTACACTGCGCGGCCTTCCGGCATCCAAATCTTGTTCTACCTGGGGACCGTGGTCCTCATCCTGGCGCTCATGCGCTGGGCCAGCCGGCGTCATGACGGCGCCGCGCGTCCGGCCTGA
- a CDS encoding GNAT family N-acetyltransferase, giving the protein MSDTTCIRPATAADVPLILSLIRELAEYEKLLHEVTATEADLKAALFGARPSAECVIAEHAGKPAGFALFFHNFSTFLGKPGIYLEDLYVKPELRGKGIGRRLLAHLAALTLQRGCGRFEWAVLDWNAPAIKFYQGLGAKMMESWKINRLTGEPLKRLAAEDGAGTHRA; this is encoded by the coding sequence ATGTCCGACACCACCTGCATCCGTCCCGCCACCGCGGCCGACGTGCCGCTGATCCTCTCCCTCATCCGGGAGCTGGCTGAGTACGAGAAGCTGCTGCATGAGGTCACGGCCACCGAGGCGGACCTCAAGGCTGCGCTGTTCGGCGCCCGTCCCTCGGCGGAATGCGTGATCGCCGAGCATGCCGGCAAACCCGCCGGCTTCGCGCTGTTCTTCCACAACTTCTCCACCTTCCTCGGCAAGCCCGGCATCTACCTCGAGGACCTGTACGTGAAGCCGGAGCTGCGCGGCAAAGGCATCGGCCGCCGGCTGCTCGCGCACCTCGCCGCGCTCACGCTGCAACGCGGCTGCGGACGCTTCGAGTGGGCGGTGCTGGACTGGAACGCGCCGGCCATCAAGTTCTACCAGGGCCTGGGCGCGAAGATGATGGAGAGCTGGAAGATAAACAGACTGACTGGAGAACCACTGAAACGCCTAGCGGCAGAAGACGGTGCAGGGACGCACCGTGCGTGA
- a CDS encoding RNA pyrophosphohydrolase has product MGIQQHADGTVIDAEGFRANVGIILCHADGRLFWARRVGRAGWQFPQGGIHAGETPEQALYRELEEEVGVKPEQVQLIGATRDWLHYRLPPRYQRHDTEPKCIGQKQRWFLLRFRDPEPKVRFDAGPEPEFDDWRWVDYWHPLSEVIFFKRAVYRDALTELAPALFPQGAPPAPVVRRVARRRRSKR; this is encoded by the coding sequence ATGGGCATCCAGCAGCATGCGGACGGGACGGTGATCGACGCGGAGGGCTTCCGCGCCAACGTCGGCATCATCCTCTGCCATGCCGACGGCCGCCTGTTCTGGGCGCGGCGTGTGGGGCGCGCCGGCTGGCAGTTCCCGCAGGGGGGCATCCACGCCGGCGAGACGCCGGAGCAGGCGCTGTACCGCGAGCTGGAGGAGGAGGTGGGCGTGAAGCCCGAACAGGTGCAGCTCATCGGCGCCACCCGCGACTGGCTGCACTATCGCCTGCCGCCGCGCTACCAGCGCCATGACACCGAGCCCAAATGCATCGGCCAGAAGCAGCGCTGGTTCCTGCTGCGCTTCCGTGACCCGGAGCCGAAGGTGCGCTTCGACGCGGGCCCCGAACCCGAGTTCGACGACTGGCGCTGGGTGGACTACTGGCACCCCCTGAGCGAGGTGATCTTCTTCAAGCGCGCGGTATACCGGGATGCGCTCACGGAACTCGCGCCCGCGCTGTTCCCCCAGGGAGCGCCGCCGGCTCCGGTGGTGCGGCGCGTCGCGCGCCGCCGGCGCAGCAAGCGCTAG
- a CDS encoding HAD family hydrolase: MKLALFDLDHTLLDGDSDALWGRFLVGEGAVDPEEYRREGARYMAEYRAGRLDIHEFLAFGLKPLRDNTPERLEGWRTRFLGEWVRPRIPEAARALLAHHREAGHVLAIITATNSFITAPVAAELGVPHLIATEPERDGPRFTGRVAGPPCFREGKVAKLEAWLAHSGAAAQETWFYSDSHNDLPLLERVDHPVAVNPDEVLTRVADERGWPVLTLRRAAA, encoded by the coding sequence GTGAAACTCGCGCTCTTCGACCTCGACCACACGCTGCTGGACGGCGATAGCGACGCCCTGTGGGGCCGCTTCCTGGTGGGCGAGGGCGCGGTGGACCCGGAGGAGTACCGGCGCGAGGGTGCGCGCTACATGGCCGAGTACCGCGCCGGCCGGCTCGACATCCATGAGTTCCTGGCCTTCGGCCTCAAGCCCCTGCGCGACAACACGCCGGAACGGCTGGAGGGATGGCGCACACGGTTCCTCGGCGAATGGGTGCGCCCGCGCATCCCCGAGGCGGCGCGCGCGCTGCTGGCGCACCACCGCGAGGCGGGCCACGTGCTCGCCATCATCACCGCCACCAACAGCTTCATCACCGCTCCCGTCGCCGCCGAGCTCGGCGTGCCGCACCTCATCGCCACCGAACCTGAGCGGGACGGCCCGCGCTTCACCGGCCGGGTGGCGGGTCCACCCTGCTTCCGCGAAGGCAAGGTCGCCAAGCTCGAGGCCTGGCTCGCGCACTCCGGCGCGGCGGCGCAGGAGACCTGGTTCTACTCCGACTCGCACAACGACCTGCCGCTGCTGGAGCGGGTGGACCATCCGGTGGCGGTGAACCCGGACGAAGTGCTCACGCGCGTGGCCGACGAGCGCGGCTGGCCCGTGCTCACGTTGCGGCGCGCGGCGGCCTGA
- a CDS encoding iron ABC transporter permease — translation MQQRAALLAWLPALLALVLVAFGVSLAVGSTSLSWHELWTVLTGGGDDLSRTVVMELRLPRALSAFAVGGLLALAGTLMQVLLRNPLADPYILGVSGGAAVGALGAFLLGLAGLWVNGGAFAGALLSTLLVFALAHGRGGWTPTRLLLTGIAVAAGWGAAISLLLVMGSDASLHSMIFWLMGDFSYQPGGRLALAMLALGLAVCWPFARQLNVLARGETLAEALGIAVRPLSLAIYTGASLFTAVAVTEAGAIGFVGLVVPHMFRMLAGGDHRRLLPGAVLLGGCLLMLADTLARTVAAPRQLPVGVVTAALGVPLFLYLLNRARGPL, via the coding sequence ATGCAGCAGCGTGCCGCGCTCCTCGCCTGGCTGCCCGCGCTGCTGGCGCTCGTGCTCGTGGCCTTCGGCGTCTCGCTCGCGGTGGGCAGCACCTCTCTCTCCTGGCATGAGCTATGGACCGTACTCACGGGCGGCGGCGATGACCTGAGCCGCACCGTGGTGATGGAGCTGCGCCTGCCGCGCGCGCTCAGCGCATTCGCGGTGGGCGGGCTGCTCGCGCTCGCCGGCACGCTCATGCAGGTGCTGCTGCGCAACCCGCTGGCGGACCCCTACATCCTCGGCGTCTCCGGCGGCGCCGCGGTGGGCGCACTCGGCGCCTTCCTGCTGGGCCTCGCGGGACTCTGGGTGAACGGCGGCGCCTTCGCGGGAGCGCTGCTCTCGACGCTGCTGGTGTTCGCGCTCGCCCATGGCCGCGGCGGCTGGACGCCGACCCGGCTCCTGCTCACGGGCATCGCCGTGGCGGCCGGCTGGGGTGCGGCCATCAGCCTGCTGCTGGTGATGGGCAGCGACGCCAGCCTGCACAGCATGATCTTCTGGCTGATGGGCGACTTCTCCTACCAGCCCGGCGGCAGGCTCGCGCTCGCCATGCTCGCGCTCGGCCTCGCGGTGTGCTGGCCGTTCGCGCGGCAGCTCAACGTGCTCGCGCGCGGCGAGACGCTGGCCGAGGCGCTAGGGATCGCGGTGCGCCCCTTGAGCCTCGCCATCTACACCGGTGCCTCGCTGTTCACCGCCGTGGCAGTGACGGAAGCGGGCGCCATCGGCTTCGTGGGCCTGGTGGTGCCGCACATGTTCCGCATGCTGGCCGGCGGCGACCACAGGCGCCTGCTGCCAGGCGCGGTGCTGCTGGGCGGCTGCCTGCTGATGCTCGCCGACACGCTCGCCCGCACCGTGGCCGCGCCGCGCCAGCTGCCGGTGGGGGTGGTGACCGCGGCGCTCGGCGTGCCGCTGTTCCTGTACCTGCTCAACCGCGCGCGGGGCCCGTTGTGA
- a CDS encoding ABC transporter ATP-binding protein: protein MSAPFLQARGLTVEIAGKQVCRGLDFSLAAGECIGLLGGNGVGKTTLLHTLAGLRVPAAGEVLLDGAPLTGQPRRRVAQKLGLLMQQPEDSLPATVLETALIGRHPHLDFWRWESHRDVAIARRALKSAGLEGLEQRAQTALSGGERRRLDIATVLTQDPQVFLLDEPAHQLDLQHQMALLGLLRRLAGNEGRAVLMSLHDINLAARFCSGILMLFGGGEALFDSSERALTAENLTRLYRTPVTALPWAGGRAFIAG from the coding sequence GTGAGTGCGCCGTTCCTTCAGGCACGCGGCCTCACGGTGGAGATCGCCGGCAAGCAGGTGTGCCGCGGCCTCGACTTCAGCCTCGCCGCCGGCGAGTGCATCGGCCTCCTGGGCGGCAACGGCGTGGGCAAGACCACGCTGCTGCACACCCTCGCGGGACTGAGGGTGCCCGCGGCCGGCGAGGTGCTGTTGGACGGCGCGCCGCTCACGGGCCAGCCGCGCAGGCGCGTGGCGCAAAAGCTCGGCTTGCTGATGCAACAGCCGGAGGACAGCCTGCCGGCCACGGTGCTGGAGACCGCGCTCATCGGCCGGCATCCGCACCTCGACTTCTGGCGCTGGGAATCCCACCGCGATGTCGCCATCGCGCGGCGCGCGCTCAAGAGCGCCGGGCTCGAGGGCCTGGAGCAGCGGGCGCAGACCGCGCTCTCCGGCGGCGAGCGGCGCCGGCTCGACATCGCCACCGTGCTGACGCAGGACCCGCAGGTGTTCCTGCTGGACGAGCCGGCCCACCAGCTCGACCTGCAGCACCAGATGGCGCTGCTCGGCCTGCTGCGGCGCCTCGCCGGGAACGAAGGCCGCGCGGTGCTGATGAGCCTGCACGACATCAACCTGGCGGCGCGCTTCTGCAGCGGCATCCTGATGCTGTTCGGCGGCGGAGAGGCGCTGTTCGACAGCTCGGAACGGGCGCTCACCGCCGAGAACCTGACCCGCCTCTACCGCACCCCGGTCACGGCGCTGCCCTGGGCCGGCGGGCGGGCCTTCATCGCGGGCTGA
- a CDS encoding TonB-dependent receptor, translating to MQTSLKLGGAVALLLSLSVTAFADGSPDTVSPDTVQLGTVSTTATRTPLIADEQVAPVIVIGPEQLELAQGQDVGAVLRQYAGLDVAQNGGPGQPQSLFLRGTNSFHTLVMIDGVKINPDSGFGSALQNIRLSDVERIEIVKGPRSALYGSDAIGGVVNIITRKAAQGLHYDAHLGGGRYSTYDAGGGVSYGEGGSSLGISADDYHTTGFPAVAGTAFDSGNRDRTLKLDGRTQLGGVKLSLDHWQSKGDTQYTSFDPNDFTFPFDLIPFDEGFQDAVTDAGLSGHPTEAWLSQLHVNHMLDEIDQRQVDPFNFPAAPDFVHTQRNAVDWQNDLSVSDDQLLTLGLYTEAEHTSTLSFGTPYDESHRVNALYAEDDLGLGAHRLVLAGRDTHDQEFGNHFTWNVDYGYDLSAATKLTAGAGTAFRAPTAAERFGFGGNTGLQPETSRNLETGLRQKFGASQELDVSLFQDTLEDLILFVPSGTFGGALQNVGHVRVRGVELTYLLDFGAWNWRSDAIIQDPRNTDTGTTLPRRAKRTLTSSLAWHDGVTSAGLNLLLTGPRPDGDFNFGLPVTDGGYGLLGASVRRNLGSGFGLLLRVDNLLDKQYQTANGYNTAGRSLFLQLEYSSH from the coding sequence ATGCAAACTTCGCTCAAGCTGGGCGGCGCCGTGGCGCTGCTCCTGTCCCTGTCCGTCACCGCCTTCGCCGATGGCTCACCGGATACGGTGAGCCCGGACACCGTGCAGCTCGGCACCGTCAGCACCACCGCCACCCGCACCCCGCTGATCGCGGACGAACAGGTGGCGCCGGTGATCGTCATCGGCCCCGAGCAGCTGGAACTGGCCCAGGGCCAGGACGTGGGCGCGGTGCTGCGCCAGTACGCGGGCCTGGACGTGGCCCAGAACGGCGGCCCCGGCCAGCCCCAGTCGCTGTTCCTGCGGGGCACCAACAGCTTCCATACGCTGGTCATGATCGACGGCGTGAAGATCAACCCGGACAGCGGCTTCGGCTCGGCGCTGCAGAACATCCGCCTTAGCGACGTGGAGCGCATCGAGATCGTGAAGGGCCCGCGCTCGGCGCTGTACGGCTCCGACGCCATCGGCGGCGTCGTCAACATCATCACCCGCAAGGCCGCCCAGGGCCTGCACTACGACGCGCACCTGGGCGGCGGGCGCTACAGCACCTACGACGCCGGCGGCGGCGTGAGCTACGGCGAGGGCGGATCGAGCCTTGGCATCAGCGCCGACGACTACCACACCACCGGCTTCCCGGCGGTGGCGGGCACCGCGTTCGACAGCGGCAACCGGGACCGTACCCTGAAGCTCGACGGCCGCACCCAGCTCGGCGGCGTGAAGCTCTCGCTGGACCACTGGCAGAGCAAGGGCGACACCCAGTACACCAGCTTCGACCCGAACGATTTCACCTTCCCCTTCGACCTCATCCCGTTCGATGAGGGCTTCCAGGACGCCGTCACGGACGCGGGCCTGAGCGGCCATCCCACGGAGGCCTGGCTGAGCCAGCTGCACGTGAACCACATGCTGGACGAGATCGACCAGCGCCAGGTGGACCCGTTCAACTTCCCGGCGGCGCCGGACTTCGTGCACACCCAGCGCAATGCGGTGGACTGGCAGAACGACCTCAGCGTGTCGGACGATCAGCTACTGACGCTGGGCCTCTACACCGAGGCGGAGCATACCTCCACCCTCTCGTTCGGCACTCCCTACGACGAGAGCCATCGCGTGAACGCGCTCTACGCCGAGGACGACCTCGGCCTCGGCGCCCACCGCCTCGTGCTGGCGGGCCGCGACACCCACGACCAGGAGTTCGGCAACCACTTCACCTGGAACGTGGACTACGGCTACGATCTCTCCGCCGCCACCAAGCTCACCGCCGGCGCCGGCACCGCCTTCCGCGCGCCCACCGCGGCGGAGCGCTTCGGCTTCGGCGGCAATACGGGCCTTCAGCCCGAGACCTCCCGCAACCTGGAGACGGGCCTGCGCCAGAAGTTCGGCGCTTCCCAGGAGCTCGACGTGAGCCTCTTCCAGGACACGCTTGAGGACCTGATCCTGTTCGTGCCCAGCGGGACCTTCGGCGGCGCGCTGCAGAACGTGGGCCACGTCCGCGTGCGCGGCGTGGAACTGACCTACTTGCTGGACTTCGGTGCCTGGAACTGGCGCAGCGACGCCATCATCCAGGACCCGCGCAACACCGACACGGGCACCACGTTGCCGCGCCGCGCCAAGCGCACGCTCACCTCGAGCCTCGCCTGGCACGACGGCGTGACCAGCGCAGGCCTGAACCTCCTGCTCACGGGCCCGCGCCCGGACGGCGACTTCAATTTCGGCTTGCCGGTGACGGACGGCGGCTATGGGCTGCTGGGCGCGAGCGTGCGCCGGAACTTGGGGTCCGGCTTCGGCCTGCTGCTGCGGGTGGACAACCTGCTGGACAAGCAATACCAGACCGCCAACGGCTACAACACCGCCGGGCGCTCACTGTTCCTGCAGTTGGAATACAGCAGCCACTGA
- a CDS encoding ATP-binding protein, whose product MEPVLMSWSGGKDSCMALRELQRSGKRRVEALLTTVTRDYGRISMHGVRCELLQRQAEALGLPLQQVGISRGADNSQYEAEMGRALAYYQSRGVNEVAFGDLFLEDIRAYREKMLATQGMHGVYPIWGRDTCELIREFIALGFRTVVVCVDPAKLDPSFAGRVMDERFLEELPPGVDPCGENGEFHTFVFDGPAFRHPVRFSPGETVCRDGFWFHDLLPA is encoded by the coding sequence GTGGAACCGGTACTGATGTCCTGGAGCGGCGGCAAGGACAGCTGCATGGCGCTCCGGGAGCTGCAGCGCTCGGGGAAGCGGCGCGTGGAAGCCCTGCTGACCACCGTGACCCGCGACTACGGACGGATCAGCATGCATGGCGTGAGATGTGAACTGCTGCAGCGGCAGGCCGAGGCTCTCGGCTTGCCGCTGCAGCAAGTGGGGATATCCAGGGGCGCAGACAATTCCCAATATGAAGCGGAGATGGGGCGCGCCCTCGCCTACTACCAGTCCCGCGGAGTGAACGAAGTCGCCTTCGGCGACCTGTTCCTGGAGGACATCCGCGCTTACCGGGAGAAGATGCTGGCCACCCAAGGCATGCATGGCGTCTACCCGATATGGGGCCGTGACACGTGCGAGTTGATCCGGGAGTTCATCGCCCTCGGCTTCCGCACCGTGGTGGTGTGCGTGGATCCCGCCAAGCTCGACCCGAGCTTCGCCGGCCGGGTCATGGACGAGCGGTTCCTGGAGGAACTGCCTCCAGGCGTCGATCCCTGCGGGGAGAACGGCGAGTTCCATACCTTCGTGTTCGACGGGCCGGCGTTCAGGCATCCGGTGCGCTTCTCCCCGGGCGAGACGGTGTGCCGCGACGGCTTCTGGTTCCATGACCTGTTGCCTGCATGA
- a CDS encoding DUF6580 family putative transport protein: protein MLKPRHEVLAAMILAAAMSRLVPHPYNFAPIGALALFGGAQFADRRLAFLMPCAALLLSDLVLGLYAGMGWIYGSFALIVAMGRLLRRRRTAWHIAGASVSASLLFFAVTNFAVWPGSTKYPQSLAGLMDCYAAGLPFFWNTLLGDGFYCLVLFGGFALLEQRFQVLREDGVPSPA, encoded by the coding sequence ATGTTGAAACCAAGACATGAGGTGTTGGCCGCCATGATCCTGGCGGCGGCCATGAGCCGGCTGGTGCCGCACCCTTACAACTTCGCTCCCATCGGGGCGCTGGCCCTGTTCGGCGGCGCGCAGTTCGCGGACCGCCGCCTGGCCTTCCTGATGCCGTGCGCGGCGCTGCTGCTCAGCGACCTGGTGCTGGGCTTGTACGCGGGCATGGGTTGGATCTACGGGAGCTTCGCGCTGATCGTGGCCATGGGGCGGCTGTTGCGCCGCCGCCGCACGGCCTGGCATATCGCTGGGGCGAGCGTCTCGGCCTCGCTGCTGTTCTTCGCCGTCACCAACTTCGCTGTCTGGCCTGGTAGCACGAAGTATCCGCAGAGCTTGGCGGGCCTGATGGACTGCTACGCGGCCGGCCTGCCCTTCTTCTGGAACACGCTGCTGGGCGACGGGTTCTACTGCCTGGTGCTGTTCGGCGGATTTGCGCTATTGGAACAGCGGTTCCAAGTGTTGCGGGAGGACGGCGTCCCAAGCCCGGCCTGA